A single genomic interval of Mycolicibacterium sp. MU0053 harbors:
- a CDS encoding DUF72 domain-containing protein: MAIHIGTSGWSYDHWNGELYEPGLPKSKRLWRYTQEFDTVELNTSFYHWPRATAFARWRDELPSGFMMTVKAPRGLTHARRLRNPEVWIERIADSWPELGDRRAALLVQLHPAQQRDDPRLEYFLSLLPAATTVAIELRHPSWDAPEVYELLERYGAAYVVMSGAGMPCVLRATADLVYVRLHGPDDADLYAGSYSAADLQWWAQRIDEWERQGRDVLVYFNNDGSGNAVRNARDLRALLDS; the protein is encoded by the coding sequence ATGGCGATCCATATCGGAACCTCGGGGTGGTCCTACGACCACTGGAACGGCGAGCTCTACGAGCCGGGTCTGCCCAAGTCAAAACGGTTGTGGCGCTATACCCAAGAGTTCGACACCGTCGAACTCAACACCAGCTTCTATCACTGGCCGCGCGCCACCGCGTTCGCCCGGTGGCGCGACGAATTGCCCAGCGGCTTCATGATGACGGTCAAGGCACCGCGTGGGCTGACCCATGCCCGGCGACTTCGCAACCCCGAGGTGTGGATCGAACGGATCGCCGACAGCTGGCCCGAACTCGGTGACCGCCGGGCCGCGCTGCTAGTGCAACTGCATCCCGCACAGCAGCGCGACGACCCGCGACTGGAGTACTTCCTGAGCCTGCTGCCGGCCGCGACCACGGTCGCGATCGAACTGCGCCACCCGTCGTGGGACGCCCCGGAGGTCTACGAACTGCTGGAACGGTACGGGGCGGCGTATGTGGTGATGAGCGGGGCGGGCATGCCGTGCGTGCTGCGGGCCACCGCCGACTTGGTCTACGTGCGGTTGCACGGCCCGGATGACGCCGATCTGTACGCGGGTTCCTACAGCGCCGCGGACCTGCAGTGGTGGGCGCAGCGCATCGACGAGTGGGAGCGCCAGGGCCGGGACGTGTTGGTCTACTTCAACAACGACGGCAGTGGCAACGCGGTGCGCAACGCCCGGGATCTGCGGGCATTGCTGGACAGTTAG
- a CDS encoding LLM class F420-dependent oxidoreductase, giving the protein MTRFGYTLFTEQSGPKDLVRYAISAEQAGFDFEVCSDHYSPWLTTQGHAPNAWVSLGAVAQVTEQVELFTYVTCPTMRYHPAVVAQQAATLQILADGRFTLGLGSGENLNEHVVGKGWPTIKRRHDMLREATRIIRELFGGELVDYKGTYYEVDSARLWDLPEIPVAIATAVSGDKSVEAFAPLADHLIAVQPEADLVRSWHDTRHGYGLPGESRVVGQIPICWDPDRDAAVQRAHEQFRWFAGGWDVNADLPTPAGFAGATQFVRPEDVAQSIPCGPDLEAIVDAMSAYWEAGFTDIAVVQIGDESQDRFLEEAAQPLLSALRDAAPA; this is encoded by the coding sequence ATGACCCGGTTCGGATATACCTTGTTCACCGAACAGAGTGGACCCAAAGACCTTGTCCGGTACGCCATTTCGGCGGAGCAGGCGGGTTTCGACTTCGAGGTCTGCAGCGACCACTACTCGCCGTGGTTGACGACGCAGGGGCACGCGCCCAACGCGTGGGTGTCCCTCGGTGCGGTCGCCCAGGTCACCGAACAGGTCGAATTGTTCACCTACGTGACCTGCCCGACCATGCGCTATCACCCGGCGGTGGTGGCGCAGCAGGCCGCCACGCTGCAGATCCTGGCCGACGGACGCTTCACCCTCGGCCTGGGCAGCGGTGAGAACCTCAACGAGCATGTGGTCGGCAAGGGCTGGCCCACGATCAAGCGACGGCACGACATGCTGCGGGAGGCGACCCGGATCATCCGGGAGTTGTTCGGCGGCGAACTCGTCGACTACAAGGGCACCTACTACGAGGTGGACTCGGCCCGGCTGTGGGATCTGCCCGAGATTCCGGTGGCGATCGCGACCGCGGTGTCCGGCGACAAATCGGTCGAGGCGTTCGCGCCGCTGGCCGATCACCTGATCGCGGTGCAACCCGAGGCCGACTTGGTGCGCTCGTGGCATGACACCCGGCACGGGTACGGATTGCCGGGCGAATCCCGCGTGGTCGGGCAGATCCCGATCTGCTGGGACCCCGACCGGGACGCAGCCGTGCAACGGGCCCACGAGCAGTTCAGGTGGTTCGCCGGCGGCTGGGACGTCAACGCCGACCTGCCGACGCCGGCGGGTTTCGCGGGGGCCACCCAGTTCGTGCGGCCCGAGGACGTGGCGCAGTCCATCCCGTGCGGGCCCGACCTCGAGGCCATCGTCGACGCCATGAGCGCCTACTGGGAGGCGGGCTTCACCGACATCGCGGTGGTCCAGATCGGTGACGAGAGCCAGGACCGGTTCCTCGAGGAGGCGGCGCAGCCGCTGCTGAGCGCGCTGCGCGACGCCGCACCGGCCTAA
- a CDS encoding UdgX family uracil-DNA binding protein (This protein belongs to the uracil DNA glycosylase superfamily, members of which act in excision repair of DNA. However, it belongs more specifically to UdgX branch, whose founding member was found to bind uracil in DNA (where it does not belong), without cleaving it, appears to promote DNA repair by a pathway involving RecA, rather than base excision.), which yields MAARGAQQFVPESGDLTTLADAARGCRGCELYRDAEQTVFGAGPASARLMLVGEQPGDQEDRAGQPFVGPAGRLLDKALLAAEVNREEVYVTNAVKHFKFKRAAGSKRRIHQTPSRTEVVACRPWLFAELTAVEPEVVVLLGATAAKALLGNDFRLTAHRGEVLRLPENTPALATPHPSSVLRGPADRRDAAFEALVSDLRLASGLL from the coding sequence ATGGCGGCCCGCGGAGCGCAGCAGTTCGTCCCCGAATCCGGTGACCTCACGACGTTGGCCGACGCCGCGCGCGGGTGCCGGGGCTGCGAGCTGTACCGCGACGCCGAGCAGACGGTGTTCGGCGCCGGTCCGGCCTCGGCGCGGCTGATGCTGGTGGGCGAGCAGCCCGGTGATCAGGAGGATCGGGCCGGGCAGCCATTCGTCGGCCCGGCGGGCCGGCTGCTGGACAAGGCACTGCTTGCCGCCGAGGTGAACCGCGAGGAGGTGTACGTAACCAACGCCGTGAAGCACTTCAAATTCAAGCGGGCCGCGGGCAGCAAGCGCCGCATCCATCAGACACCGTCGCGCACCGAGGTGGTGGCCTGCCGACCCTGGCTGTTCGCCGAGCTCACCGCGGTGGAGCCGGAGGTCGTGGTCTTGTTGGGGGCCACCGCGGCGAAGGCGTTGCTGGGCAACGATTTCCGCCTGACCGCGCACCGTGGTGAAGTGCTGCGGCTCCCCGAGAACACGCCCGCTCTCGCCACCCCACACCCCTCGTCGGTCCTGCGAGGCCCGGCCGACCGGCGGGACGCGGCCTTCGAGGCCCTGGTGTCGGACCTGCGCCTGGCGTCCGGACTGCTCTGA